The following coding sequences are from one Candidatus Binataceae bacterium window:
- a CDS encoding PDZ domain-containing protein, with product MSEGVNASPLGIELQEGQRKLNGRQVDGLLVVGVQSNSSAAKAGIQAGHRAAHDVLEGAAVAASLVFPPAVLAVPVIETIQLGENYDMIIGVDGNRVTNFMDFEDQLRDAQPGETVYLNILRSGKRLQVPVKMPAQNAANLYP from the coding sequence ATGAGCGAGGGCGTTAACGCGTCGCCGCTGGGAATCGAACTCCAGGAGGGCCAGCGCAAGTTAAACGGCCGCCAAGTCGACGGCCTGCTGGTGGTGGGGGTGCAGTCCAACAGCAGCGCCGCGAAGGCCGGCATCCAGGCCGGCCATCGCGCTGCCCACGACGTGCTCGAAGGCGCGGCGGTGGCGGCCTCGCTGGTTTTTCCACCGGCGGTGTTGGCGGTGCCGGTAATCGAAACGATCCAGCTCGGCGAAAATTACGACATGATCATCGGAGTGGACGGGAACCGGGTGACCAACTTCATGGATTTCGAGGATCAGTTGCGCGACGCCCAGCCCGGTGAAACCGTCTATCTCAACATCCTGCGCTCGGGAAAACGGCTCCAGGTGCCGGTCAAGATGCCGGCACAGAACGCGGCGAATCTATACCCCTAA
- a CDS encoding MBL fold metallo-hydrolase, with protein MTRPQRVVTDSMIGLKLPDFTRHSERVATVLGHNPGPFTGPGTNTYIVGKGRRPLLLDTGAGVAIYEELLPRALKELSDSTELDRVVCTHAHADHIGGVPQVRRHFGALAVLKKPWPDHDRLAGAPITAIDDGAVVTIDGTTLRAVFTPGHAPDHLCYYLEEERALFTGDVVLGAGTTVIPDDTGDLSQYMASLRRLLELDLAVIYPAHGPVIRNPRQKIEEYIAHRELRERQVLDGLASGASLSPMELVKKIYTDVPEFLHTAAANSVRSHLKKLRNEGRVVEHDGRWSLS; from the coding sequence ATGACAAGGCCACAGCGAGTCGTCACTGACTCGATGATCGGGCTTAAGCTGCCCGACTTCACACGCCACTCCGAGCGGGTCGCCACCGTGCTCGGCCATAACCCCGGGCCGTTCACCGGCCCCGGAACTAACACCTATATCGTCGGCAAAGGCCGGCGCCCGTTGCTGCTCGACACGGGGGCGGGCGTGGCGATCTATGAAGAGCTGCTACCGCGCGCGCTCAAGGAGCTGAGCGACAGCACCGAGCTGGATCGTGTCGTCTGCACCCATGCGCACGCTGACCATATCGGCGGAGTTCCCCAGGTCCGTCGCCACTTCGGCGCACTTGCCGTATTGAAGAAGCCATGGCCCGACCATGACCGGCTCGCGGGCGCCCCGATCACGGCGATCGACGACGGCGCAGTGGTCACCATTGACGGCACCACGTTGCGCGCGGTCTTTACGCCTGGGCATGCGCCCGATCACCTGTGCTACTATCTGGAAGAGGAGAGGGCACTCTTCACGGGCGACGTGGTGCTGGGCGCCGGCACGACCGTGATTCCCGACGACACGGGTGACCTCAGCCAGTACATGGCTTCGCTGCGACGGCTGCTCGAACTCGACCTCGCCGTGATCTACCCGGCGCACGGGCCGGTGATTCGCAACCCGCGACAGAAGATCGAGGAGTATATTGCCCATCGCGAGCTGCGCGAGCGGCAGGTGCTCGATGGGCTCGCGAGCGGCGCGTCGCTGTCGCCGATGGAGCTGGTCAAGAAGATTTACACCGACGTGCCGGAGTTCCTGCACACTGCCGCCGCGAATTCGGTCCGCTCGCACCTCAAAAAACTTCGCAATGAAGGACGCGTGGTCGAGCACGATGGCCGCTGGAGTCTCAGCTAG
- a CDS encoding type III pantothenate kinase, which translates to MLVVIDVGNTHTVIGIYDGERLLHHWRLSTNPARTTDEHGVMIGALLQSAGVEAPLRPEGVAIACVVPPLNRTMEELAHRYFHREPLLVGPGIKTGMPILYENPKEVGADRIVDAVAAYEHYGTACIVVDFGTATTFDYVTARGEYVGGVIAPGLGISMDALVEHAAKLYRVELVRPRETVGRTTIAAIQSGLIFGYTALVDGLVERINRERGEHAHVIATGGLADLIAPESKTIELVDEFLTLKGLRLIFERNRRTTAAGLSAASGERDDKATASRH; encoded by the coding sequence ATGCTCGTAGTTATTGATGTCGGCAACACCCATACGGTGATCGGGATCTATGACGGCGAGCGCCTGCTCCATCACTGGCGCCTGTCGACCAATCCCGCCCGGACCACCGACGAACACGGGGTGATGATCGGCGCGCTGCTTCAGAGCGCCGGGGTCGAAGCGCCGCTGCGTCCCGAGGGCGTGGCGATCGCGTGCGTGGTGCCGCCGCTTAACCGCACGATGGAAGAATTGGCCCATCGCTACTTCCATCGTGAGCCGCTCCTCGTCGGCCCCGGGATCAAGACCGGGATGCCGATTCTATACGAGAATCCCAAGGAGGTTGGCGCCGACCGGATCGTGGACGCGGTTGCCGCCTACGAGCATTACGGCACCGCCTGCATCGTGGTCGATTTTGGCACCGCAACCACGTTCGACTACGTGACCGCGCGCGGCGAATACGTGGGCGGTGTGATCGCGCCGGGACTGGGGATCTCGATGGACGCGCTGGTCGAGCACGCGGCCAAGCTCTACCGGGTCGAGCTGGTACGCCCGCGCGAAACTGTCGGCCGCACCACGATCGCGGCGATCCAGTCCGGGTTGATCTTCGGTTACACGGCGCTGGTGGACGGCCTCGTCGAGCGCATCAATCGCGAACGCGGCGAGCATGCTCACGTGATCGCGACCGGCGGCCTGGCCGACCTGATCGCGCCCGAGTCGAAGACGATCGAGCTGGTCGACGAATTCCTTACGCTCAAGGGTTTGCGGCTGATCTTCGAACGCAACCGACGCACGACCGCGGCGGGCTTGTCGGCGGCGTCAGGGGAACGCGATGACAAGGCCACAGCGAGTCGTCACTGA
- a CDS encoding SDR family NAD(P)-dependent oxidoreductase, whose translation MSEPKVALVTGAGRGIGRDIAQRLAREGYACGLIARTKSQLEETAELIRQAGGKALVTPTDVSKREQVLAAVEAVERELGPIAVLINNAGAYLRKRFDEITEDEFDFQLKVNTYGPFYCTQAVVTRMAARERGTIIFVLGSETRGGPAMYSAYNASKVAQRALAESVAYEYMHLGIHSAALDVDGAVGLPRITEGAPEEEPDHFVSTEAICNEIVHLIAQPRNAWTFAIDLRSYWQWRPRVAAKKKA comes from the coding sequence ATGTCGGAACCAAAGGTTGCATTGGTCACGGGTGCGGGACGCGGAATCGGGCGCGACATTGCGCAACGCCTGGCCCGCGAGGGCTACGCGTGCGGGCTTATTGCGCGCACCAAGTCGCAGCTTGAAGAGACGGCCGAGCTTATCCGCCAGGCCGGCGGCAAAGCGCTGGTCACGCCGACCGACGTCTCCAAACGCGAGCAGGTGCTGGCCGCGGTCGAAGCCGTCGAGCGCGAGCTCGGTCCGATCGCGGTGCTCATCAACAACGCCGGCGCTTACCTGCGCAAGCGCTTCGACGAGATCACCGAGGACGAGTTCGACTTCCAGCTCAAGGTCAACACCTACGGGCCGTTCTATTGCACGCAGGCGGTGGTCACGCGAATGGCGGCGCGCGAGCGGGGCACGATAATTTTCGTCCTTGGCTCGGAGACCCGCGGCGGTCCCGCGATGTACTCGGCATACAACGCTTCGAAAGTGGCGCAGCGCGCGCTGGCCGAGTCGGTCGCCTACGAGTACATGCATCTCGGCATCCATTCGGCCGCGCTCGACGTTGACGGGGCGGTCGGCCTGCCGCGAATCACCGAGGGCGCTCCCGAGGAGGAGCCGGACCATTTCGTCTCGACCGAAGCGATCTGCAACGAAATCGTCCATCTGATCGCTCAGCCGCGCAACGCGTGGACGTTCGCCATCGATCTGCGCTCGTACTGGCAATGGCGTCCGCGGGTGGCGGCGAAAAAAAAGGCCTGA
- a CDS encoding ABC transporter permease: MGVILAFMGAVQLQQFGASIYVADLVGIGMVREMGAMMTAIIMSGRTGAAFAAQLGTMKVTQEIDALSTMGLSPLEFLVVPRLSALVLMMPLLGLYADLMGIAGGAAIGIGMLGLSPTMYMRETISALSLTNLFLGLFKATVYGGLIALAGCLQGFRCGNSSSAVGDAATRAVVTSIVLVVVACGVFAVVTNRLHI, encoded by the coding sequence ATCGGCGTCATCCTCGCTTTCATGGGCGCCGTCCAGCTCCAGCAGTTCGGCGCCTCGATCTACGTCGCGGACCTAGTTGGGATCGGGATGGTGCGCGAGATGGGCGCGATGATGACCGCGATCATCATGTCGGGGCGCACCGGCGCGGCCTTCGCGGCGCAGCTCGGCACGATGAAGGTCACGCAGGAAATCGACGCACTGAGCACGATGGGCCTGTCGCCGCTGGAGTTTCTGGTCGTGCCGCGCCTCAGCGCGCTGGTGCTGATGATGCCGCTGCTGGGCCTGTACGCGGACCTTATGGGAATCGCGGGCGGCGCCGCGATCGGAATCGGGATGCTCGGGCTCTCACCCACGATGTACATGCGCGAGACCATCTCGGCGCTTAGCCTGACCAACCTCTTCCTCGGCCTCTTCAAGGCGACCGTGTACGGCGGCCTGATCGCGCTTGCCGGATGCTTGCAGGGCTTCCGATGCGGCAACAGCTCCTCTGCCGTCGGCGACGCGGCGACCCGCGCGGTGGTCACCTCGATCGTCCTGGTGGTGGTCGCCTGCGGCGTCTTCGCGGTGGTTACCAACCGCTTGCACATATGA
- a CDS encoding ATP-binding cassette domain-containing protein encodes MAYGSFVLMRELNFTVRRGDIFIIMGGSGCGKSTLLRHLIGLIEPATGDILYGDVNFTRAEPAMRKRILRRFGITYQGGALWSSMTLAENVGMPLSEFTDLTPAQIHEIAALKLALVGLRGFEDYYPSQISGGMQKRAGLARAIALDPEILFFDEPSAGLDPVSSRLLDNLILELRASLGATIVVVTHELASIFTIGNNSIFLDAESKAAIAHGDPKDLLAHSHHPTVRRFLTRGAEQAGVSTGSHG; translated from the coding sequence ATGGCCTATGGGAGCTTCGTGCTGATGCGCGAGCTGAACTTCACCGTGCGCCGCGGCGACATCTTCATCATCATGGGCGGCAGCGGCTGCGGAAAGAGCACTCTGCTGCGCCATCTGATCGGCCTCATCGAGCCGGCCACCGGCGATATCCTCTACGGCGACGTGAACTTCACCCGCGCCGAGCCCGCGATGCGCAAGCGCATCCTGCGCCGCTTCGGCATCACTTACCAGGGCGGCGCGCTGTGGAGCTCGATGACGCTGGCGGAGAACGTGGGCATGCCGCTCAGCGAGTTCACCGATCTCACGCCCGCGCAAATCCACGAAATTGCCGCGCTCAAGCTCGCGCTGGTCGGCCTACGGGGCTTCGAGGACTACTATCCAAGCCAGATCAGCGGCGGGATGCAGAAGCGCGCGGGGCTCGCGCGCGCGATCGCGCTCGACCCCGAGATTCTCTTTTTCGACGAGCCCTCGGCCGGGCTCGATCCAGTCAGCTCGCGTCTGCTCGACAACCTGATCCTCGAGCTGCGCGCCAGTCTCGGCGCGACCATCGTGGTCGTCACCCACGAGCTGGCCAGCATCTTCACCATCGGCAACAACAGCATCTTCCTCGACGCCGAGAGCAAGGCCGCGATCGCGCATGGCGATCCCAAGGACCTGCTCGCGCATTCGCATCATCCGACCGTGCGCAGATTCCTGACCCGCGGCGCCGAGCAGGCTGGAGTCTCAACGGGAAGCCATGGCTAA
- a CDS encoding MlaD family protein: MAKRVNSTAIGVFVVGSIALMVVALAVLGSGQLFRRPHRFVCFFQGSLNGLKVGAPVKVRGVEIGRVEKIMLRLPPSYGRVKPQLPHELPVIIDVDEAQLRKQGGTGEALKPAELDALIGRGLRAQLNMESLLTGILFIELDFFPDTPANLVLEPGASIREVPTTSTNLAQVQKSATVALAHLEKVDFLALAQSVTDAANAAKELVSSRDLKDTLAQG, encoded by the coding sequence ATGGCTAAGCGGGTAAATTCCACCGCGATCGGGGTCTTCGTCGTCGGCAGCATCGCGCTGATGGTCGTGGCGCTGGCCGTGCTTGGTTCCGGGCAGCTTTTCCGCCGCCCACATCGCTTCGTCTGCTTTTTCCAAGGCAGCCTCAACGGACTGAAAGTGGGAGCGCCGGTGAAGGTGCGCGGCGTCGAAATCGGGAGAGTCGAGAAGATCATGCTCAGGCTTCCGCCCTCATACGGCAGGGTCAAGCCGCAACTGCCACACGAGCTGCCGGTGATCATCGACGTGGACGAGGCGCAGCTCAGGAAGCAGGGCGGCACCGGCGAGGCATTGAAGCCGGCCGAGCTCGACGCGCTCATCGGGCGCGGGCTGCGCGCGCAGCTCAACATGGAAAGCCTGCTCACAGGCATCCTCTTCATCGAGCTCGACTTCTTCCCCGATACGCCGGCGAACCTGGTGCTGGAGCCCGGCGCGAGTATCCGCGAAGTCCCCACCACTTCGACCAACCTCGCGCAGGTCCAGAAAAGCGCGACCGTCGCGCTGGCTCATCTCGAAAAGGTCGACTTCCTCGCGCTCGCACAGTCGGTGACCGACGCCGCCAATGCCGCCAAGGAACTGGTGTCGTCGCGCGACCTGAAGGACACCCTCGCTCAAGGTTGA
- a CDS encoding LLM class flavin-dependent oxidoreductase: MATPPCGIAIPQSFIDAPIDVKLIREFLPRAEALGFDSLWVQEQIVGDVPILEPVTLLTYAAALTSRARLGTSVLLTVIRNPVQLAKSLASLDQLSNGRLIVGIGIGGAHVPEAVFGVPSEGRARRFVEGVQVMKALWMQPRASMNGDFWRFEKVAMEPKPAQRPHPPLWFGARDAIGLRRAVRHGDGWMGAGSSSSADFAAQMEILRRLLDEAKRDPVSFGISKRVYIAVDDDRERAERMLREWFAVRYRSADMASRVSVWGSRAECAEKLAALVRAGARHLMLNPVFDEMEQMEVLANEVIPALG, from the coding sequence ATGGCCACGCCCCCTTGCGGCATCGCGATTCCGCAAAGCTTCATTGACGCGCCGATTGACGTAAAGCTGATCCGCGAGTTCCTTCCGCGGGCCGAGGCGCTCGGTTTCGACAGCCTGTGGGTGCAGGAACAGATAGTCGGCGACGTCCCGATTCTCGAGCCGGTCACACTGCTGACCTACGCCGCCGCCCTGACGTCAAGGGCGCGGCTGGGCACCTCGGTGCTGCTTACGGTGATCCGAAACCCTGTGCAATTGGCAAAGAGCTTGGCTTCGCTGGATCAACTGAGTAACGGAAGGTTGATCGTCGGGATCGGAATCGGCGGGGCTCACGTGCCCGAGGCGGTATTCGGCGTGCCGAGCGAGGGGCGGGCGCGCCGGTTCGTCGAAGGCGTGCAGGTGATGAAGGCGTTATGGATGCAGCCGCGGGCGTCGATGAACGGCGACTTCTGGCGCTTCGAGAAGGTTGCGATGGAACCCAAGCCTGCGCAGAGGCCGCATCCGCCGCTATGGTTCGGCGCACGCGACGCGATCGGGCTGAGGCGTGCGGTGCGCCACGGCGACGGATGGATGGGTGCGGGGTCTTCGTCGTCGGCCGACTTCGCCGCCCAGATGGAAATCCTGCGCCGATTGCTGGACGAAGCGAAGCGCGACCCAGTGTCGTTCGGAATTTCCAAGCGCGTGTACATCGCGGTGGACGACGATCGCGAGCGCGCGGAGCGGATGCTGCGCGAATGGTTCGCCGTTCGCTACCGCAGCGCCGACATGGCCTCGCGCGTGAGCGTTTGGGGCAGCCGCGCCGAATGCGCTGAAAAGCTTGCGGCGCTGGTCCGCGCCGGAGCGCGCCATCTGATGCTCAACCCGGTGTTCGACGAGATGGAGCAGATGGAAGTGCTGGCGAACGAAGTAATTCCCGCGCTGGGATGA
- the pgi gene encoding glucose-6-phosphate isomerase produces MTAQSAQLARRPAWRALEDHYGKIRDVHLRTLFRDDPARGERLAIEAAGLYLDYSKHRVTDETMRLLFALAGEVGLRARIDAMFAGEKINATERRAVLHVALRAPRTASIMVDGEDVVPGVHEVLDRMAEFARQVRDGSWKGHTGKRIRNVINVGIGGSDLGPVMAYEALRHFSDRSLTMRFVSNVDGTDFAEATRALDPAETLFIISSKTFTTLETMTNAHTARKWCLDALGDERAIARHFVAVSTNAAEVAKFGIDTRNMFGFWDWVGGRYSMDSAIGLSTMIAIGPENFRAMLAGFRAIDEHFRTAPFERNLPVIMGLLAVWYNNFFGAQTVGVFPYDQYLKRFPAYLQQLTMESNGKHVTLEGAAVDYQTGPIFWGEPGTNGQHSFYQLIHQGTKLIPCDFIAFSRPLNPLGRHHDLLVANVFAQAEALAFGKTPEEVKAEGTPDWLVPHRVCEGNRPSTTILAEQLTPETLGKLVALYEHSVFTQGVVWNIDSFDQWGVELGKMLAQRIIPELENPAEPRLEHDSSTNALIRRYRRRRT; encoded by the coding sequence ATGACGGCTCAGAGTGCGCAGCTTGCGCGGCGCCCGGCCTGGCGGGCGCTCGAGGACCACTACGGCAAAATACGCGACGTTCACCTGCGCACGCTCTTTCGCGACGATCCCGCCCGCGGTGAGCGGCTGGCGATCGAGGCTGCCGGCCTGTATCTCGACTATTCCAAGCATCGCGTAACCGACGAGACGATGCGCCTGCTGTTCGCGCTCGCCGGCGAGGTCGGCTTGCGTGCGCGCATCGACGCGATGTTCGCGGGCGAGAAGATCAACGCCACCGAGCGGCGCGCGGTTCTGCATGTCGCGCTGCGCGCGCCGCGCACGGCCTCGATCATGGTGGACGGCGAGGACGTGGTGCCGGGGGTGCACGAGGTGCTCGACCGGATGGCCGAGTTCGCGCGCCAGGTGCGCGACGGCTCATGGAAAGGCCATACCGGCAAGCGCATCCGCAACGTCATCAACGTCGGCATCGGCGGCTCCGACCTCGGGCCAGTGATGGCCTACGAAGCGCTGCGCCACTTCAGCGACCGCAGCCTCACCATGCGTTTCGTTTCCAACGTGGACGGGACCGATTTCGCCGAGGCGACGCGCGCTCTCGATCCCGCTGAGACGCTGTTCATCATCTCGTCGAAGACCTTCACGACCCTGGAGACGATGACCAACGCGCACACCGCGCGGAAATGGTGTCTTGATGCGCTCGGCGACGAGCGGGCGATCGCGCGGCACTTCGTCGCGGTGTCGACCAATGCGGCCGAGGTCGCGAAGTTCGGCATCGACACGCGCAACATGTTCGGCTTCTGGGACTGGGTCGGCGGGCGCTACTCGATGGATTCGGCGATCGGGCTCTCGACCATGATCGCGATCGGCCCGGAGAATTTTCGCGCTATGCTCGCCGGGTTCCGCGCGATTGACGAACATTTCCGCACCGCGCCGTTCGAGCGCAATCTGCCCGTGATCATGGGGCTGCTCGCCGTCTGGTACAACAATTTCTTCGGCGCGCAGACCGTCGGGGTGTTTCCCTACGATCAGTATCTCAAGCGCTTTCCGGCCTACCTCCAGCAGCTCACGATGGAATCCAACGGCAAACACGTGACGCTGGAGGGCGCCGCGGTGGACTACCAGACCGGACCGATCTTCTGGGGCGAGCCCGGCACCAACGGCCAGCACTCCTTCTACCAACTCATCCATCAGGGCACAAAGCTTATCCCCTGCGACTTCATCGCGTTCTCCCGCCCGCTCAACCCGCTCGGTCGCCATCATGACCTGCTCGTCGCCAACGTCTTCGCCCAGGCCGAGGCGCTCGCCTTCGGCAAGACGCCGGAGGAGGTGAAGGCCGAGGGAACTCCCGATTGGCTGGTGCCGCATCGGGTATGTGAGGGCAACCGGCCCTCGACCACGATCCTCGCCGAACAACTGACGCCGGAGACGTTGGGCAAGTTGGTTGCGCTCTACGAGCACAGCGTGTTTACGCAGGGCGTGGTCTGGAATATCGACTCGTTCGACCAGTGGGGAGTCGAGCTGGGCAAGATGCTGGCGCAACGGATCATCCCGGAGCTGGAAAATCCGGCGGAGCCGCGGTTGGAGCACGACAGTTCGACCAACGCGCTGATCCGCCGCTACCGCCGGCGCCGAACGTAA
- the tal gene encoding transaldolase, whose product MKATQLLYDAGQSLWLDYITRALLTNGGLRRYINEFSITGLTSNPTIFDNAIRNGREYDAAIREKSAAGKHGEELFFELALEDLGAAAELFRPVHERTDRVDGWVSLEVSPTLAYDTASTIAEVKKLAARAARPNLFIKIPGTPAGIPAIEEAIFAGVAVNVTLLFSREQYVAAAEAYMRAIERRIKAGLDPRVTSVASVFVSRWDVAVASKVPEAMRDRLGIAMAKRIYKTYRELLGCDRWLRLINAGARSQRLLWASTGTKDPKASDVLYVKSLAAPHTINTMPEKTLLALADHGEIGPMLPADGGDAEKELAEFTRVGVNLDALAEQLQRDGAAAFVKSWEDLMNCLSDKSAALKKAS is encoded by the coding sequence ATGAAAGCGACTCAACTGCTGTACGACGCCGGCCAGAGCCTGTGGCTGGACTACATCACTCGCGCGCTGCTCACCAACGGCGGACTCCGGCGCTATATCAACGAATTCTCGATCACCGGCCTGACCTCGAATCCCACTATTTTCGACAATGCGATTCGCAACGGGCGCGAGTACGACGCGGCGATTCGCGAGAAGAGCGCCGCCGGCAAGCACGGCGAGGAGCTGTTCTTCGAACTCGCGCTGGAGGATCTCGGCGCGGCCGCGGAGCTCTTCCGGCCGGTGCACGAGCGTACCGACCGGGTTGACGGATGGGTTTCGCTCGAAGTGTCGCCGACGCTCGCTTACGACACCGCGAGCACGATCGCCGAGGTCAAGAAACTTGCCGCGCGCGCCGCGCGCCCGAATCTCTTCATCAAGATTCCGGGCACTCCCGCCGGTATCCCGGCAATCGAGGAGGCGATCTTCGCCGGCGTCGCGGTCAACGTGACGCTGCTCTTCTCGCGCGAGCAGTACGTCGCCGCGGCCGAGGCCTATATGCGCGCCATCGAACGGAGGATCAAGGCCGGGCTCGACCCGCGCGTCACCAGCGTGGCCTCGGTATTCGTCAGCCGATGGGACGTGGCGGTCGCCTCCAAGGTGCCCGAGGCGATGCGCGATCGGCTCGGGATCGCGATGGCAAAGCGGATCTACAAGACCTACCGCGAACTGCTCGGCTGCGATCGCTGGCTGCGGCTGATCAACGCCGGCGCGCGTTCGCAGCGGCTGCTGTGGGCGAGCACCGGCACCAAGGATCCGAAAGCGTCCGACGTGCTCTACGTCAAGTCGCTCGCCGCGCCGCATACGATAAACACGATGCCCGAGAAGACGCTGCTCGCGCTCGCCGACCACGGCGAAATCGGCCCGATGCTGCCGGCGGACGGCGGCGACGCCGAGAAGGAACTGGCCGAGTTCACCCGCGTTGGCGTCAACCTCGACGCGCTTGCCGAGCAGCTTCAGCGCGACGGCGCCGCGGCGTTCGTCAAATCGTGGGAAGACCTGATGAACTGCCTCAGCGACAAGAGCGCGGCGCTGAAGAAGGCGAGCTGA
- the gnd gene encoding decarboxylating 6-phosphogluconate dehydrogenase yields the protein MQMGMVGLGRMGANMVRRLLRAGHECVVYDLSPEAVKALAAEGATGAASLDEFAAKLKKPRVTWMMVPAAAVEHTLAELSTRFERDDIIVDGGNSYYIDDIRRAKMLAVLGIHYVDAGTSGGVWGLERGFCQMIGGEPEIVRHLDPLFAALAPPINSAPRTPGREKAAASTAEHGYFHCGPNGAGHFVKMVHNGIEYGIMAAYAEGLNILHHANIGKRHHATDAETTPLRDPALYEYDFNLTEIAEVWRRGSVIASWLLDLTASALFADPELKNFAGRVSDSGEGRWTVAAAIDEGVPAHVLSAALYERFSSRGEADFADKLLSAMRYEFGGHLEKKG from the coding sequence ATGCAAATGGGAATGGTGGGTCTGGGCAGGATGGGCGCGAACATGGTGCGCCGCCTGCTCCGCGCGGGACACGAATGCGTCGTTTACGATCTCAGCCCTGAGGCGGTGAAGGCGCTCGCTGCGGAAGGCGCGACCGGCGCCGCTTCGCTCGACGAGTTTGCCGCCAAACTCAAGAAACCACGTGTAACCTGGATGATGGTGCCGGCGGCCGCGGTCGAGCATACGTTGGCGGAACTCTCGACCCGCTTCGAGCGCGACGACATTATCGTCGACGGGGGAAACTCGTACTACATCGACGACATCCGGCGCGCAAAGATGCTGGCCGTCTTGGGCATCCACTACGTGGATGCGGGTACCAGCGGCGGCGTATGGGGTCTCGAACGCGGCTTCTGCCAGATGATCGGCGGCGAGCCTGAGATCGTTAGACATCTCGACCCGCTGTTCGCCGCGCTCGCGCCGCCGATCAATTCCGCGCCGCGGACGCCCGGGCGCGAGAAGGCCGCCGCCAGCACCGCCGAACACGGCTATTTCCATTGCGGACCAAACGGCGCGGGCCACTTCGTCAAGATGGTGCACAACGGAATCGAGTACGGGATCATGGCCGCCTACGCCGAGGGGTTGAACATCCTGCATCACGCCAACATCGGCAAGCGCCATCACGCGACCGACGCCGAAACCACGCCGCTGCGCGATCCGGCGCTGTACGAGTATGATTTCAACCTCACCGAGATCGCCGAGGTGTGGCGCCGCGGAAGTGTCATCGCCTCGTGGCTACTGGATCTGACGGCCAGCGCGCTGTTCGCGGATCCCGAGCTGAAGAATTTCGCCGGGCGGGTTTCCGACTCGGGCGAGGGACGCTGGACGGTCGCGGCGGCGATCGACGAGGGCGTGCCGGCCCATGTCCTGAGCGCCGCGCTTTACGAGCGCTTCAGCTCGCGCGGCGAGGCCGACTTTGCGGACAAGCTGCTCTCGGCGATGCGCTATGAGTTCGGCGGCCATCTGGAGAAGAAAGGGTGA
- a CDS encoding nuclear transport factor 2 family protein produces MKTVEETLTELCDREAIRELPLRYCDCVWRGDVAGIVDLFTDDGVFTIKGHEREVVHKGREALLKMYSDGLTNLTPRPYIHNHVVELGFYGRATGRCYVELRNASRNMEWAGTGYYHDEYVKVGESWKFASRYFTAVQLALAQPAASRARVAAKPPAAKRATKPAARKAPAKASARAKPSSPKRKARP; encoded by the coding sequence ATGAAAACCGTGGAGGAGACGCTCACTGAACTCTGCGACCGGGAAGCGATCCGAGAGCTGCCGCTGCGCTATTGCGACTGCGTATGGCGGGGCGATGTCGCCGGCATTGTCGATCTGTTCACCGACGACGGCGTGTTCACAATCAAGGGCCACGAGCGTGAGGTTGTTCACAAGGGGCGCGAGGCGCTGCTCAAGATGTACAGCGACGGGCTGACTAACCTCACTCCGCGCCCGTATATCCACAATCACGTCGTCGAACTGGGCTTTTACGGACGCGCGACCGGGCGATGCTACGTCGAGCTGCGCAACGCCAGCCGCAACATGGAGTGGGCCGGCACCGGCTACTACCACGACGAATACGTCAAGGTCGGCGAGAGCTGGAAATTCGCCTCGCGCTACTTCACTGCCGTGCAGCTCGCCCTCGCGCAGCCGGCAGCGTCGCGCGCGAGGGTCGCGGCAAAGCCCCCCGCTGCGAAGCGGGCGACAAAGCCCGCCGCGCGAAAGGCGCCGGCCAAAGCTTCCGCGCGCGCGAAGCCATCCTCGCCCAAACGCAAGGCCCGGCCCTGA